A window of Suncus etruscus isolate mSunEtr1 chromosome 4, mSunEtr1.pri.cur, whole genome shotgun sequence contains these coding sequences:
- the RPS14 gene encoding 40S ribosomal protein S14: MAPRKGKEKKEEQVISLGPQVAEGENVFGVCHIFASFNDTFVHVTDLSGKETICRVTGGMKVKADRDESSPYAAMLAAQDVAQRCKELGITALHIKLRATGGNRTKTPGPGAQSALRALARSGMKIGRIEDVTPIPSDSTRRKGGRRGRRL, translated from the exons atgGCACCTCGcaaggggaaggaaaagaaggaagaacagGTGATCAGCCTTGGACCTCAGGTGGCTGAAGGAGAAAATGTATTTGGTGTTTGCCACATCTTTGCATCCTTTAATGACACTTTTGTCCACGTGACTGATCTTTCTGGCAA GGAAACTATCTGTCGCGTGACTGGTGGGATGAAGGTGAAGGCGGACAGAGATGAGTCCTCTCCGTATGCTGCCATGTTGGCTGCCCAGGATGTGGCCCAGCGGTGCAAGGAGCTAGGCATCACTGCTCTCCACATCAAACTCCGGGCCACAGGAGGAAATAG GACCAAGACTCCTGGACCTGGAGCACAGTCAGCCCTTAGAGCTCTTGCACGCTCAGGAATGAAGATTGGGCGAATTG AGGATGTCACCCCCATCCCCTCCGACAGCACCCGCAGAAAGGGAGGTCGCCGTGGTCGTCGTTTGTGA